In the genome of Hymenobacter cellulosivorans, one region contains:
- a CDS encoding tetratricopeptide repeat protein yields the protein MIQKLRFILLLFCLPFVAQAQQPDTTRASKPIRKIELENVDIAPGAVDTKGWLLLDKDIQTELEGAVQNLYNFKYDKAEKQFRSLRRRYPQHPMPYFLLGLSQWWKIVPTNVQTKLYDKSFFAYMDTAVTYGERLYEADNKNYEACFFLSAAYGFDARLHAERKDWRKATVSSKRALDYLEKSKEANGLSPEFLFGQALFNYYAVWISENYPLLRPVLLFFPKGNRALGLQQLKNVADNGFYTGLEAKTFLMRILNNEENNTTASMPVARYLANNYPDNAYFQRFYALLCFNEGNFPECERVSREILEKLNQGMPGYEGISGRYATYFLGWLMQNKYKDRTKAKDYYQRSIVFAESTGDTSGGFYLYANQKLAQIADKEKDTTAALRYYKVVADKADHKSAEYKEAKAYVKKNKK from the coding sequence ATGATCCAAAAACTCCGTTTTATCCTGTTGCTTTTCTGCCTGCCCTTCGTGGCGCAGGCCCAGCAGCCCGATACAACCCGCGCCTCAAAGCCTATCCGCAAAATAGAGCTCGAAAACGTGGATATAGCCCCGGGAGCCGTTGACACCAAAGGCTGGCTCCTGCTGGACAAGGACATTCAGACCGAGTTGGAGGGCGCCGTGCAGAACCTCTACAACTTCAAATACGACAAGGCCGAGAAGCAATTCCGCTCCCTGCGCCGCCGCTATCCGCAGCATCCAATGCCGTACTTCCTGCTGGGTTTAAGCCAGTGGTGGAAAATTGTACCGACCAACGTCCAGACCAAGCTTTACGACAAGTCGTTTTTTGCTTACATGGATACGGCTGTGACCTATGGGGAGCGGCTCTACGAGGCGGACAACAAGAATTATGAAGCCTGCTTTTTCCTCTCGGCCGCTTATGGCTTCGATGCCCGTCTGCACGCCGAGCGCAAGGACTGGCGCAAAGCTACGGTTAGCAGCAAGCGGGCCCTCGACTACCTGGAGAAAAGCAAGGAAGCCAACGGCCTGAGCCCGGAGTTTTTATTTGGCCAGGCCCTGTTCAACTACTACGCTGTCTGGATTTCGGAAAACTACCCGCTGCTGCGGCCCGTGCTGCTCTTTTTCCCGAAAGGTAACCGCGCCCTGGGCCTGCAGCAACTCAAGAACGTAGCCGACAACGGGTTTTATACTGGTCTGGAGGCCAAGACTTTCCTGATGCGCATTCTCAACAATGAAGAGAATAACACGACGGCTTCGATGCCCGTGGCGCGCTACTTGGCCAACAATTACCCCGATAACGCCTACTTCCAGCGTTTTTATGCCCTGCTCTGCTTCAACGAAGGCAACTTCCCGGAGTGTGAGCGGGTAAGCCGCGAGATTCTGGAAAAGCTCAACCAGGGAATGCCCGGCTACGAAGGCATTAGCGGGCGCTATGCCACCTACTTTCTGGGCTGGCTGATGCAGAACAAGTATAAGGACCGCACCAAGGCCAAGGACTACTACCAGCGCAGCATCGTATTTGCGGAAAGTACTGGCGACACCAGCGGAGGGTTCTACCTCTACGCCAACCAGAAACTGGCCCAGATTGCCGACAAGGAGAAGGATACGACTGCAGCCCTGCGCTACTATAAGGTCGTAGCAGACAAGGCCGACCACAAGTCGGCGGAGTACAAGGAAGCCAAGGCTTACGTGAAGAAGAACAAGAAATAG
- a CDS encoding glycosyltransferase family 4 protein: MHILFLVPYPPGKAPSQRFRFEQYLHFLTEAGHTYQLESFISEQTWAILYKPGHTLTKALGILGGFLRRFLLLFSVPKADFVFIHREASPIGPPIFEWIIAKLLGKRIIYDFDDAIWIPNTSAANSIVAGVKWHHKVGSICRWAYKVSCGNSYLRDYARQFNPNAIVNPTTIDTVNLHNEVKDQRTDQLVIGWTGTHSTMKYLEQVVPVLARLEQHYNFEFRVISNQEPQLPLRSLGFRPWRKDTEIADLLTFNVGLMPLEDDPWAKGKCAFKALQYMALGVPALVSPVGMNSEVVTEGIDGYICATPEQWYNGLEKLLRDHELRTHFGQAARATIEARFSVLANRDNFLALFA; this comes from the coding sequence ATGCACATTTTATTTCTTGTTCCTTACCCTCCGGGTAAGGCTCCTTCCCAACGGTTTCGGTTTGAGCAGTACCTGCATTTTCTGACCGAAGCGGGCCATACTTACCAGCTGGAATCATTCATCTCGGAGCAGACCTGGGCTATTCTCTACAAGCCCGGCCACACGCTGACCAAGGCATTGGGCATTCTTGGAGGCTTTTTGCGTCGCTTTCTGCTGCTCTTCTCAGTACCCAAGGCCGATTTTGTCTTTATCCACCGGGAAGCTTCACCCATCGGGCCGCCCATCTTCGAGTGGATTATTGCCAAGTTGCTCGGCAAGCGTATCATTTACGACTTTGACGATGCCATCTGGATTCCGAATACTTCGGCGGCCAATAGCATTGTGGCCGGTGTGAAGTGGCACCACAAGGTGGGCAGCATCTGCCGCTGGGCCTATAAGGTAAGCTGCGGCAACAGCTACCTGCGCGACTATGCCCGGCAGTTCAACCCCAATGCCATTGTCAACCCCACTACCATCGACACGGTAAACCTGCACAATGAGGTAAAAGACCAGCGCACCGATCAGCTCGTCATTGGCTGGACCGGAACGCACTCCACGATGAAATACCTGGAGCAGGTGGTACCGGTACTAGCCCGATTGGAGCAGCACTACAATTTCGAGTTCCGCGTTATTTCCAACCAGGAGCCCCAGCTGCCGCTACGGTCTTTGGGCTTCCGGCCCTGGCGCAAAGACACCGAAATTGCCGACCTGCTGACATTCAACGTGGGCCTGATGCCTCTGGAAGACGACCCCTGGGCGAAGGGCAAGTGCGCCTTTAAAGCCTTGCAATACATGGCCCTGGGCGTACCTGCGCTGGTATCGCCAGTCGGGATGAACAGTGAAGTCGTAACCGAAGGCATCGATGGCTATATCTGCGCGACGCCGGAGCAGTGGTATAATGGCCTGGAAAAGCTTCTGCGCGACCATGAGTTGCGCACCCACTTTGGTCAGGCAGCCCGGGCCACCATTGAGGCCCGCTTTTCGGTTCTGGCAAACCGGGACAATTTCTTGGCGTTGTTTGCCTGA